From Struthio camelus isolate bStrCam1 chromosome 7, bStrCam1.hap1, whole genome shotgun sequence, a single genomic window includes:
- the PCBD1 gene encoding pterin-4-alpha-carbinolamine dehydratase: MAGKAHRLSAEEREQLLPNLRAVGWNELEGRDAIYKEFHFKDFNRAFGFMTRVALQAEKLDHHPEWFNVYNKVHITLSTHECAGLSERDINLASFIEQVAASLS, encoded by the exons ATG GCAGGGAAAGCCCACAGACTGAGCGCCGAGGAGAGGGAGCAGCTGCTCCCAAATCTGCGAGCTGTGGGGTGGAACGAGCTGGAAGGGAGAGACGCCATCTACAAGGAGTTCCACTTCAAGGACTTCAATCGG GCCTTTGGCTTCATGACCAGAGTGGCTCTACAGGCAGAGAAACTGGATCACCACCCTGAGTGGTTCAATGTGTACAATAAG GTTCACATCACCTTGAGCACCCACGAGTGCGCAGGCTTATCCGAGCGAGACATCAATTTGGCCAGTTTCATAGAGCAGGTTGCAGCTTCTCTATCCTGA
- the SGPL1 gene encoding sphingosine-1-phosphate lyase 1 isoform X1, giving the protein MRLDISFCKGLLVSGKLTKLAIYSGVEAFSGEPPIYGIFPEDAIIPYKEILQMYWEKATSFVNAWCDGLEPWQLMALTFASTLTAVWLHGFLFQSESLTSRTKKQFFKLLRKMPFVGAIIQKKIDEALNDVTSSLSFLKDEKDYIKVLPEQGMSQAEVLEKMKEYSSKGDVRWEDGKVSGTVYSGEEKLTRLLVKVYEEFAWSNPLHPDIFPGLRKMEAEVVRIACALFNGGPNSCGAMTSGGTESILMACKAYRDLAYERGVKHPEMLVPKSAHAAFDKAAHYFGLKIIHIPLTKNMEVDVQAMRRAISKNTAVLVCSAPQFPHGVMDPIEEVAKLAVEYKIPFHVDACLGGFLIAFMEKAGFPLKRPFDFRVKGVTSISADTHKYGYAPKGSSVVLYSDKKYRSYQFFVAPDWQGGIYASPTMAGSRAGGIIAACWATLMHMGESGYVEATKRIIKTARFLESELRKIDSIFIFGKPEVSVLSIGSDVFDIYRLSNLLAAKGWNLNVLQFPSSIHLCITQLHTKPGVAEQFLKDVKDSVGEIMKDVNAKTTGMGAIYGMAQSIPDRSLVAEISQAYLDGLYSTDVPCSEKHMNGSPGHR; this is encoded by the exons GATGCCATTATCCCCTATAAGGAAATCCTCCAGATGTACTGGGAGAAAGCAACAAGCTTCGTGAATGCCTGGTGCGATGGACTCGAACCCTGGCAGTTGATGGCACTGACATTTGCTTCTACTCTTACTGCTGTATGGCTGCATGGTTTCCTCTTCCAGTCTGAGA GTTTAACATCCCGAACtaaaaaacagttctttaaacTCTTGAGGAAGATGCCTTTTGTCGGGGCCATA atTCAAAAGAAGATTGATGAAGCCTTGAATGATGTCACCTCCAGTTTATCCTTCCTGAAAGATGAAAAGGATTATATCAAAGTGCTGCCGGAGCAAGGCATGAGCCAGGCTGAAGTGCTAGAGAAGATGAAAGAGTACAGTTCAAAAG gAGATGTACGCTGGGAGGATGGGAAAGTCTCAGGGACTGTGTACAGTGGTGAAGAGAAGCTCACTCGTCTACTAGTCAAG GTGTACGAGGAGTTTGCCTGGAGTAACCCTCTCCATCCGGATATATTCCCAGGTTTGAGGAAAATGGAAGCGGAAGTAGTGAGGATAGCCTGTGCGCTCTTCAATGGGGGCCCCAACTCGTGTGGTGCT ATGACGTCTGGGGGGACCGAGAGCATTCTGATGGCCTGCAAGGCGTACCGAGACTTGGCGTACGAGAGGGGAGTCAAACATCCAGAAAT GTTGGTCCCGAAGAGCGCTCATGCAGCGTTTGACAAAGCAGCACACTACTTTGGGCTGAAGATCATTCACATCCCGTTGACCAAGAATATGGAAGTGGACGTTCAG GCAATGAGGAGAGCTATTTCGAAGAACACCGCTGTGTTGGTCTGTTCTGCTCCCCAGTTCCCGCATGGAGTTATGGACCCCATTGAAGAGGTGGCCAAG CTTGCAGTGGAGTACAAAATCCCCTTCCACGTGGACGCCTGCCTGGGTGGTTTTCTCATTGCTTTCATGGAGAAGGCAGGGTTCCCTCTAAAGCGTCCCTTTGACTTCCGCGTGAAAGGTGTGACCAGCATTTCTGCTGATACCCACAAG TACGGCTACGCTCCCAAGGGTTCCTCTGTGGTGCTGTACAGCGACAAGAAGTACAGGAGCTACCAGTTCTTCGTAGCGCCCGACTGGCAAGGGGGCATATACGCCTCCCCCACCATGGCGGGCTCCCGGGCTGGTGGGATCATCGCCGCGTGCTGGGCGACGCTGATGCACATGGGGGAGTCTGGCTACGTTGAGGCGACGAAAAGGATCATTAAAACGGCTCGCTTCCTCGAATCGGA GTTGAGAAAAATTGACAGCATCTTCATTTTTGGGAAACCTGAGGTGTCTGTCCTCTCCATCGGTTCGGACGTTTTTGACATTTATCGATTATCTAATTTGCTAGCTGCGAAAGGATGGAATTTGAATGTCCTGCAGTTCCCATCAAG CATTCACCTTTGCATTACGCAGTTGCACACGAAGCCGGGCGTCGCCGAACAGTTCTTGAAAGATGTCAAAGACAGCGTTGGCGAGATCATGAAGGATGTCAATGCCAAGACCACAGGCATG GGAGCCATCTATGGAATGGCCCAGTCCATTCCGGACCGGAGCTTGGTAGCGGAGATTTCTCAGGCGTACCTGGACGGCCTCTACAGCACGGATGTTCCTTGCAGCGAAAAGCACATGAACGGCTCTCCCGGCCACCGCTGA
- the SGPL1 gene encoding sphingosine-1-phosphate lyase 1 isoform X4 — protein MYWEKATSFVNAWCDGLEPWQLMALTFASTLTAVWLHGFLFQSESLTSRTKKQFFKLLRKMPFVGAIIQKKIDEALNDVTSSLSFLKDEKDYIKVLPEQGMSQAEVLEKMKEYSSKGDVRWEDGKVSGTVYSGEEKLTRLLVKVYEEFAWSNPLHPDIFPGLRKMEAEVVRIACALFNGGPNSCGAMTSGGTESILMACKAYRDLAYERGVKHPEMLVPKSAHAAFDKAAHYFGLKIIHIPLTKNMEVDVQAMRRAISKNTAVLVCSAPQFPHGVMDPIEEVAKLAVEYKIPFHVDACLGGFLIAFMEKAGFPLKRPFDFRVKGVTSISADTHKYGYAPKGSSVVLYSDKKYRSYQFFVAPDWQGGIYASPTMAGSRAGGIIAACWATLMHMGESGYVEATKRIIKTARFLESELRKIDSIFIFGKPEVSVLSIGSDVFDIYRLSNLLAAKGWNLNVLQFPSSIHLCITQLHTKPGVAEQFLKDVKDSVGEIMKDVNAKTTGMGAIYGMAQSIPDRSLVAEISQAYLDGLYSTDVPCSEKHMNGSPGHR, from the exons ATGTACTGGGAGAAAGCAACAAGCTTCGTGAATGCCTGGTGCGATGGACTCGAACCCTGGCAGTTGATGGCACTGACATTTGCTTCTACTCTTACTGCTGTATGGCTGCATGGTTTCCTCTTCCAGTCTGAGA GTTTAACATCCCGAACtaaaaaacagttctttaaacTCTTGAGGAAGATGCCTTTTGTCGGGGCCATA atTCAAAAGAAGATTGATGAAGCCTTGAATGATGTCACCTCCAGTTTATCCTTCCTGAAAGATGAAAAGGATTATATCAAAGTGCTGCCGGAGCAAGGCATGAGCCAGGCTGAAGTGCTAGAGAAGATGAAAGAGTACAGTTCAAAAG gAGATGTACGCTGGGAGGATGGGAAAGTCTCAGGGACTGTGTACAGTGGTGAAGAGAAGCTCACTCGTCTACTAGTCAAG GTGTACGAGGAGTTTGCCTGGAGTAACCCTCTCCATCCGGATATATTCCCAGGTTTGAGGAAAATGGAAGCGGAAGTAGTGAGGATAGCCTGTGCGCTCTTCAATGGGGGCCCCAACTCGTGTGGTGCT ATGACGTCTGGGGGGACCGAGAGCATTCTGATGGCCTGCAAGGCGTACCGAGACTTGGCGTACGAGAGGGGAGTCAAACATCCAGAAAT GTTGGTCCCGAAGAGCGCTCATGCAGCGTTTGACAAAGCAGCACACTACTTTGGGCTGAAGATCATTCACATCCCGTTGACCAAGAATATGGAAGTGGACGTTCAG GCAATGAGGAGAGCTATTTCGAAGAACACCGCTGTGTTGGTCTGTTCTGCTCCCCAGTTCCCGCATGGAGTTATGGACCCCATTGAAGAGGTGGCCAAG CTTGCAGTGGAGTACAAAATCCCCTTCCACGTGGACGCCTGCCTGGGTGGTTTTCTCATTGCTTTCATGGAGAAGGCAGGGTTCCCTCTAAAGCGTCCCTTTGACTTCCGCGTGAAAGGTGTGACCAGCATTTCTGCTGATACCCACAAG TACGGCTACGCTCCCAAGGGTTCCTCTGTGGTGCTGTACAGCGACAAGAAGTACAGGAGCTACCAGTTCTTCGTAGCGCCCGACTGGCAAGGGGGCATATACGCCTCCCCCACCATGGCGGGCTCCCGGGCTGGTGGGATCATCGCCGCGTGCTGGGCGACGCTGATGCACATGGGGGAGTCTGGCTACGTTGAGGCGACGAAAAGGATCATTAAAACGGCTCGCTTCCTCGAATCGGA GTTGAGAAAAATTGACAGCATCTTCATTTTTGGGAAACCTGAGGTGTCTGTCCTCTCCATCGGTTCGGACGTTTTTGACATTTATCGATTATCTAATTTGCTAGCTGCGAAAGGATGGAATTTGAATGTCCTGCAGTTCCCATCAAG CATTCACCTTTGCATTACGCAGTTGCACACGAAGCCGGGCGTCGCCGAACAGTTCTTGAAAGATGTCAAAGACAGCGTTGGCGAGATCATGAAGGATGTCAATGCCAAGACCACAGGCATG GGAGCCATCTATGGAATGGCCCAGTCCATTCCGGACCGGAGCTTGGTAGCGGAGATTTCTCAGGCGTACCTGGACGGCCTCTACAGCACGGATGTTCCTTGCAGCGAAAAGCACATGAACGGCTCTCCCGGCCACCGCTGA
- the SGPL1 gene encoding sphingosine-1-phosphate lyase 1 isoform X2: MPGGGFQAETAPSWSQWPFRRPADAIIPYKEILQMYWEKATSFVNAWCDGLEPWQLMALTFASTLTAVWLHGFLFQSESLTSRTKKQFFKLLRKMPFVGAIIQKKIDEALNDVTSSLSFLKDEKDYIKVLPEQGMSQAEVLEKMKEYSSKGDVRWEDGKVSGTVYSGEEKLTRLLVKVYEEFAWSNPLHPDIFPGLRKMEAEVVRIACALFNGGPNSCGAMTSGGTESILMACKAYRDLAYERGVKHPEMLVPKSAHAAFDKAAHYFGLKIIHIPLTKNMEVDVQAMRRAISKNTAVLVCSAPQFPHGVMDPIEEVAKLAVEYKIPFHVDACLGGFLIAFMEKAGFPLKRPFDFRVKGVTSISADTHKYGYAPKGSSVVLYSDKKYRSYQFFVAPDWQGGIYASPTMAGSRAGGIIAACWATLMHMGESGYVEATKRIIKTARFLESELRKIDSIFIFGKPEVSVLSIGSDVFDIYRLSNLLAAKGWNLNVLQFPSSIHLCITQLHTKPGVAEQFLKDVKDSVGEIMKDVNAKTTGMGAIYGMAQSIPDRSLVAEISQAYLDGLYSTDVPCSEKHMNGSPGHR; this comes from the exons GATGCCATTATCCCCTATAAGGAAATCCTCCAGATGTACTGGGAGAAAGCAACAAGCTTCGTGAATGCCTGGTGCGATGGACTCGAACCCTGGCAGTTGATGGCACTGACATTTGCTTCTACTCTTACTGCTGTATGGCTGCATGGTTTCCTCTTCCAGTCTGAGA GTTTAACATCCCGAACtaaaaaacagttctttaaacTCTTGAGGAAGATGCCTTTTGTCGGGGCCATA atTCAAAAGAAGATTGATGAAGCCTTGAATGATGTCACCTCCAGTTTATCCTTCCTGAAAGATGAAAAGGATTATATCAAAGTGCTGCCGGAGCAAGGCATGAGCCAGGCTGAAGTGCTAGAGAAGATGAAAGAGTACAGTTCAAAAG gAGATGTACGCTGGGAGGATGGGAAAGTCTCAGGGACTGTGTACAGTGGTGAAGAGAAGCTCACTCGTCTACTAGTCAAG GTGTACGAGGAGTTTGCCTGGAGTAACCCTCTCCATCCGGATATATTCCCAGGTTTGAGGAAAATGGAAGCGGAAGTAGTGAGGATAGCCTGTGCGCTCTTCAATGGGGGCCCCAACTCGTGTGGTGCT ATGACGTCTGGGGGGACCGAGAGCATTCTGATGGCCTGCAAGGCGTACCGAGACTTGGCGTACGAGAGGGGAGTCAAACATCCAGAAAT GTTGGTCCCGAAGAGCGCTCATGCAGCGTTTGACAAAGCAGCACACTACTTTGGGCTGAAGATCATTCACATCCCGTTGACCAAGAATATGGAAGTGGACGTTCAG GCAATGAGGAGAGCTATTTCGAAGAACACCGCTGTGTTGGTCTGTTCTGCTCCCCAGTTCCCGCATGGAGTTATGGACCCCATTGAAGAGGTGGCCAAG CTTGCAGTGGAGTACAAAATCCCCTTCCACGTGGACGCCTGCCTGGGTGGTTTTCTCATTGCTTTCATGGAGAAGGCAGGGTTCCCTCTAAAGCGTCCCTTTGACTTCCGCGTGAAAGGTGTGACCAGCATTTCTGCTGATACCCACAAG TACGGCTACGCTCCCAAGGGTTCCTCTGTGGTGCTGTACAGCGACAAGAAGTACAGGAGCTACCAGTTCTTCGTAGCGCCCGACTGGCAAGGGGGCATATACGCCTCCCCCACCATGGCGGGCTCCCGGGCTGGTGGGATCATCGCCGCGTGCTGGGCGACGCTGATGCACATGGGGGAGTCTGGCTACGTTGAGGCGACGAAAAGGATCATTAAAACGGCTCGCTTCCTCGAATCGGA GTTGAGAAAAATTGACAGCATCTTCATTTTTGGGAAACCTGAGGTGTCTGTCCTCTCCATCGGTTCGGACGTTTTTGACATTTATCGATTATCTAATTTGCTAGCTGCGAAAGGATGGAATTTGAATGTCCTGCAGTTCCCATCAAG CATTCACCTTTGCATTACGCAGTTGCACACGAAGCCGGGCGTCGCCGAACAGTTCTTGAAAGATGTCAAAGACAGCGTTGGCGAGATCATGAAGGATGTCAATGCCAAGACCACAGGCATG GGAGCCATCTATGGAATGGCCCAGTCCATTCCGGACCGGAGCTTGGTAGCGGAGATTTCTCAGGCGTACCTGGACGGCCTCTACAGCACGGATGTTCCTTGCAGCGAAAAGCACATGAACGGCTCTCCCGGCCACCGCTGA
- the SGPL1 gene encoding sphingosine-1-phosphate lyase 1 isoform X3 has translation MDAIIPYKEILQMYWEKATSFVNAWCDGLEPWQLMALTFASTLTAVWLHGFLFQSESLTSRTKKQFFKLLRKMPFVGAIIQKKIDEALNDVTSSLSFLKDEKDYIKVLPEQGMSQAEVLEKMKEYSSKGDVRWEDGKVSGTVYSGEEKLTRLLVKVYEEFAWSNPLHPDIFPGLRKMEAEVVRIACALFNGGPNSCGAMTSGGTESILMACKAYRDLAYERGVKHPEMLVPKSAHAAFDKAAHYFGLKIIHIPLTKNMEVDVQAMRRAISKNTAVLVCSAPQFPHGVMDPIEEVAKLAVEYKIPFHVDACLGGFLIAFMEKAGFPLKRPFDFRVKGVTSISADTHKYGYAPKGSSVVLYSDKKYRSYQFFVAPDWQGGIYASPTMAGSRAGGIIAACWATLMHMGESGYVEATKRIIKTARFLESELRKIDSIFIFGKPEVSVLSIGSDVFDIYRLSNLLAAKGWNLNVLQFPSSIHLCITQLHTKPGVAEQFLKDVKDSVGEIMKDVNAKTTGMGAIYGMAQSIPDRSLVAEISQAYLDGLYSTDVPCSEKHMNGSPGHR, from the exons GATGCCATTATCCCCTATAAGGAAATCCTCCAGATGTACTGGGAGAAAGCAACAAGCTTCGTGAATGCCTGGTGCGATGGACTCGAACCCTGGCAGTTGATGGCACTGACATTTGCTTCTACTCTTACTGCTGTATGGCTGCATGGTTTCCTCTTCCAGTCTGAGA GTTTAACATCCCGAACtaaaaaacagttctttaaacTCTTGAGGAAGATGCCTTTTGTCGGGGCCATA atTCAAAAGAAGATTGATGAAGCCTTGAATGATGTCACCTCCAGTTTATCCTTCCTGAAAGATGAAAAGGATTATATCAAAGTGCTGCCGGAGCAAGGCATGAGCCAGGCTGAAGTGCTAGAGAAGATGAAAGAGTACAGTTCAAAAG gAGATGTACGCTGGGAGGATGGGAAAGTCTCAGGGACTGTGTACAGTGGTGAAGAGAAGCTCACTCGTCTACTAGTCAAG GTGTACGAGGAGTTTGCCTGGAGTAACCCTCTCCATCCGGATATATTCCCAGGTTTGAGGAAAATGGAAGCGGAAGTAGTGAGGATAGCCTGTGCGCTCTTCAATGGGGGCCCCAACTCGTGTGGTGCT ATGACGTCTGGGGGGACCGAGAGCATTCTGATGGCCTGCAAGGCGTACCGAGACTTGGCGTACGAGAGGGGAGTCAAACATCCAGAAAT GTTGGTCCCGAAGAGCGCTCATGCAGCGTTTGACAAAGCAGCACACTACTTTGGGCTGAAGATCATTCACATCCCGTTGACCAAGAATATGGAAGTGGACGTTCAG GCAATGAGGAGAGCTATTTCGAAGAACACCGCTGTGTTGGTCTGTTCTGCTCCCCAGTTCCCGCATGGAGTTATGGACCCCATTGAAGAGGTGGCCAAG CTTGCAGTGGAGTACAAAATCCCCTTCCACGTGGACGCCTGCCTGGGTGGTTTTCTCATTGCTTTCATGGAGAAGGCAGGGTTCCCTCTAAAGCGTCCCTTTGACTTCCGCGTGAAAGGTGTGACCAGCATTTCTGCTGATACCCACAAG TACGGCTACGCTCCCAAGGGTTCCTCTGTGGTGCTGTACAGCGACAAGAAGTACAGGAGCTACCAGTTCTTCGTAGCGCCCGACTGGCAAGGGGGCATATACGCCTCCCCCACCATGGCGGGCTCCCGGGCTGGTGGGATCATCGCCGCGTGCTGGGCGACGCTGATGCACATGGGGGAGTCTGGCTACGTTGAGGCGACGAAAAGGATCATTAAAACGGCTCGCTTCCTCGAATCGGA GTTGAGAAAAATTGACAGCATCTTCATTTTTGGGAAACCTGAGGTGTCTGTCCTCTCCATCGGTTCGGACGTTTTTGACATTTATCGATTATCTAATTTGCTAGCTGCGAAAGGATGGAATTTGAATGTCCTGCAGTTCCCATCAAG CATTCACCTTTGCATTACGCAGTTGCACACGAAGCCGGGCGTCGCCGAACAGTTCTTGAAAGATGTCAAAGACAGCGTTGGCGAGATCATGAAGGATGTCAATGCCAAGACCACAGGCATG GGAGCCATCTATGGAATGGCCCAGTCCATTCCGGACCGGAGCTTGGTAGCGGAGATTTCTCAGGCGTACCTGGACGGCCTCTACAGCACGGATGTTCCTTGCAGCGAAAAGCACATGAACGGCTCTCCCGGCCACCGCTGA